A stretch of DNA from Macrotis lagotis isolate mMagLag1 chromosome X, bilby.v1.9.chrom.fasta, whole genome shotgun sequence:
AGATACATCACATTGAAGATCCTGCCACAGTATATAATGAAGCCATGGAACTAATTGTTAAACTTGCTAATCATGGACTAATTCATGGTGATTTCAATGAATTCAATCTAATTTTGGATAAAGATGACCACATAACTATGATTGACTTCCCACAAATGGTCTCAACTTCTCATCCAAATGCTGAATGGTATGTCCTTAAATCTCTGGATTAAGATTGATCATTGATTAATCTCTTTTTAAGATTACTTTCTATACTTTCCTGATTTTCTATCATAGCATTTGTGGTAGACAGCCACAGGATCAAGTTgtagtttgtcctttgttctcaaagaaagatGTGGGAATGATGTTAGTGGTATTTGAGATTAAGAGAGAAGGGAATTTTAAGACAAGACCTCAGTTTTCCAAGTCAAGTATGAAGCAGGATTTGTTTCCCATGATTGACTGTACAATGtttgttttgtcttcttttataatgtttttggggttttttttgtttgtttaggggttttttttagagtttttttgcaaggcaaatggggttacatgctttgtccaaggtcacacagctaggtaattattaagtgtctgaggtcggatttgaattcaggtactcctgactccagtgaaggcgctctatccactgtgccacctagccgcccatataGTGTTTTACATTATCAGAATATTGGCCATTATTATgtccttgttttaaaaaatatctttgaataACAGCGTGGTGTAGTGAGTTGAGAGCCAGATTCAGGGCTAAGATTAAATCATGCTACCTGTCTTCTCTAAGACTAAAGTTACAGAGATCTTCATGTGTATTCCCTTTctcaatgaaattataggtcctgttcctttcctttctttaatgtattttcttctcatttagaAAAACAGTACTTTTGggtaaataagaaaagaagaattcggagaaatttaaataatttgtaatGAATCTTTTTCAGGTATTTTGACAGAGATGTTAAATGCATTCGAGATTTTTTCATAAGACGTTTCAGTTATGAAAGTGAACTTTATCCAGCCTTTGGGGATATCAGGTCAGTTCtgtgtttagatttttttttaattgatacagCTCTGCTTGACTAAGTCATTAGTCTCAAACCTTAATACTTTTAGCTAATTGATGAAAATATTGAACATTAATGTGGTAGGCACAATATCCTAACTGTAGTCCTCGtgtaagttttccttaaaaaatactGAAACCCTCCTCGACATTTGTTTGTCTCTGAAGAATAAATCCTCTCTTTTGGCCATGATGATCCAGGCTTGCTCTGATGTTTGACTGATCAGCTCAGACAGAGGAGCAACACTCACTTGAATCACCTCAATGCCTCTCCTTGTTTAATATCCTCCCACTGTGGCCAGTCAGATCTCTTTGTGAACTACAGAGTAACATAACTACTGAGTAAGGCCCAGGCCAGAAGAGTCTTGGGGAAGTTTCTTGGAAAAAGAGCTTTACCCATGTTAAAAtagtcatatttttaataaactattTGGTTATTGGAAAGAAGAGTGCAACTGAGACAACAGTCTTCAGTAGATATGATTATAGCCAGCCATCAAATCTGAAGTGACCTCCATCCCACCCCACCAGTGAGAGAATCCAAATCAAGGCAAGTTTCCTTTCTTAGTCCTGAACTATGACCGTAACTCTCTCTCTGGAGTCCTGAAGAGCACAGAACTCGGGCCCCAGGAGCATTTCTCCCCCACCCTCAGCAGAACTAGTTACTGCTTGAGGAAAGGgtggggggaaagaaagagaaagagagaaagaacccTTGTACAGAGCTGCTAggcttcttttttgtatttctttgttcagaaaaaaagtaaaaggagaagTACTCATGGTGCACCTGCCAGGCAAATGCTTGGCAGCTGATTGGATgtgaaatgagaaagaataatTGAAGGATGGTTCCTTGGTGGCAAACCCAAGTAAATAGAAAGATGGTAGAATCCTTAAGAGAAATTAAGAAGTGGGGGAGGCTTAGAGGAATAGTTTCAGTTGGAAAATACTGAGTTTGAGTGTGGAACACAGTAGAtacaataaaaagatttttttttttagttttttgtaaggcaatggggttaaatgacttgccaaaggccaataattattaagtatctgaggccagatttgaactcaggccctcctgactccagggctggtgccactgcaccaccaagctgccccttaattatttttttaatgctaaCTTTTTAGTGGACTGTTTGCAGTGGTGTGCTGGAGACAGGTCATATGAGCTGGCTATACATTTCATTAGTGCTCAGAAGAGAAATTAAGACTGAAtttatagatttgagaatcatttgcATAGAAACAATAGTTGAAATGGGAGCTGAAGAAGTTTATCAAATGCAgtgtaaagagaaagaagggaaaagaatctAGGACAAAAAATTTTGTGGTGCTTGAGAGTATCTTAGTAGCcacatataattataataataggaAGCAAGTGGAGGAACTGAAAGATGCTGCAAAGTTAGGGAATAGATGTGGTGAGGTACAGGGCAAAATACAAGAACTTCAGAATTGCAGATTGTGACGGTAAAACATTTGAGGATAATAGTAAAATCAAGCATGTGATATGTCATAATTGTGTAGAAAATTTTGAATATTAATCATTTAACATATAGACAAAAAAGTAAACTCATATCTGCCAACAATCTTTTTGATCTATATGATCATTTTAGTGATAAGAAAATAATCCATGTGACAAATCATTTAGGGACTTTTGTTTAGATTTAGAGTTTATATTTGTTAATAGAACCCTTAATAATAGAGTCAAGTCAAATGGTAAgtgaatattttacttttccctttctctgggAAGATGTAACTTAGTTCACTGGGAGTAATTCTTGAGTGTCTTGTGAGACTGTCTTTATGTTGCTTAGTCAGTGATGATGGTCCCAGATTCAGTTGGGGataaaagaaggggaagaaatacTCAAGAttttctggaaaatatttaagaatgtgctcacaagagagaaaaatatttgcaggacccttttaaaatttaatctgaattcacatttttctcccatcaCTTTTTGAAGTATAGGCAATTGACAAAATAAGGCAAGACCTGATTGGTAATATTTGCCAGTTTTTGTAAAGTTGAAGATTTAGCATTTGGCTTTTGTCAATTCTTATGGCTGTCTCCAACACACCATTATTGCAAAGAGCCCACTAAAATGttagcattaaaaaaataagtaagtaACCATCTTTACCACAGTTTTCAATAACCTTTTTGTATTTACTGTTTTCCAAACtcaatttattataattatgtaaTCAAATCTTAAATTTCATAAATCCATATGCTTAAAATAGGTATATAATATGTTCCTGCATTTGGAGTTCCAAAACACACTTTTTGATTGTATTAACTTCAAGACCATGTGAACTTGTGCATTAAGATTTTTGTTGGGTACGATTATGCATGTTAATCCTATAGCACACTGTTTGCTGTCTtagtgggggaaggaaaggaacactggagaaaatttaacaaaaacaaatattgaaaattatatataattgggggGAAATTAAACAgcaatggctttttttaaaaaaaaaagatttttgttgaGTTTTAATGCTTGAAACTTGTTTATCCTAGGAGGGAAGATTCTCTTGATGTAGAAATTTCTGCCAGTGGCTATACAAAAGAAATGCAGGAAGATGATGAACTACTTCATCCACTAGGTCCTGATGATGAAATTCTTGAAGTAGATGAAGGATCGGAATGTCCTTCATCACTTGAAGAACTGACAGAGAAATTTAAGGCTTCTGATTTGGGAAATGTAAAAAACTTCATAGAGACATCAGATGATGATTATAAAACAAAGTCTTCTGAAGACCCGGTACAAAGGAATACAGATACGCTATCTGTGGATGAAAATAGTGAACAGTATTTTGAATTCAGTCATTCAATAGGAGAAATTCAGGGAGAGATTGTtgatgggaaaaggaaaagttgCCTAAAGCATTCTGCAACTGNNNNNNNNNNNNNNNNNNNNNNNNNNNNNNNNNNNNNNNNNNNNNNNNNNNNNNNNNNNNNNNNNNNNNNNNNNNNNNNNNNNNNNNNNNNNNNNNNNNNAAAGTTCTCATAACAGTCACACATAAAGGATCTCCTTTACTCTGAGGGCTGCTTTAACTCATCAAGAAAAGGGACAGTTCAGTGGCAAAGTAGATAGCCACATGGGGCCTGGAGTCAAGTCAGAAAGATCCTCTTTCATAATCCCACTTcatatatttactagttatgtgtcTTTGAGCATGtctcttgactcagtttcctaatctataaaataaggttaatAAAATACTTAcatcccagggttattgtgataaTTGTGAATCAAGAAGCAATGCCTGCCATataaaaagtaatttataaatgttagctattattagctATCTATGTTTCAAATCCCCAAGTATTTTTCTCTAATGGGGTTACTTTCTCCAAAATTCTCTCAAAATTGTTTATGCCCCTTTCCACAAATAAAAGACAGTACCTTACCTACCTTccaaacattgtgctaagtactagcAAAAGATGAACATTAAAGGAAAGTCACTGTCCTCATGGAATCTAACCATCCAGATCAAAAGAGTCAAGAAGAAAAGTTCATGTTTTATGGTGAAAAAACTATGTAAGATTTTAATCAGTGTCATGATGAAAGGCTACATGTGAGTCTTAGTCCTTCAGAATATTCAGCCTCTGAAAGTGACCCCAAGTTCAAGGCTGTTTTTGACTCAGCATCTGTCCAAAACCATAGTTCCAAACAATACTTCACTTTTACCAGACTAATCAGAAATCAGTTTGAAACAAAAGGCACTTAATGAGACATCTCAATAAATAACAGAGATCTACCATAATTAGAATggtatatttttctaccattcaaACACCTTCACTGGAAGAGGAATAATCATAGTCAGGACAGCTCACACTCCTAAGGCAGCATTCTAGTCCTTTAGACACAACCACtgactggtttttttttatttacatggcacatatatgtgtgtgtgtgtgggtgggtgggtgtgtgTCTTtagcaatataattattttaaagcacaaattatatttatttgaatttttttcaataggTAGCTACTACATTCATTGCCTAATTAAGGTAACATGTGGAAATATTAGTAGCAAGTTGAGGCAGGGTATTTTCACCATTCCTCTTTGGCAGGGCAATTCAGTATTTGTTTTAAATCAGAGCAAGGCACCAtacagcaaaaaaataaattaacaaaaaaacaCTAAATAAGAGTAGTGTATCATAGCAGAAATCGCACTTCTTTAGCTATACTCCAAATGAAATCCTGTCACCACTAtgcagaaaaagataaaataaagagggATGTTAAGTTTGTTCCCCAAATAGcgacagaaacagagaggaaaaTGAATAATACTCTTTCACCATTAGGGTAATTATTTCTGTAAATATCATATGAAATTGAGCTGTTAGAGAAGTCAGTATCATTTCCAGAATACATTCTGTGGTATGAGTCAGCtaaattcctaaaaaaaattttttcatttattagagtacATCTATCTAATATCAAACATGTACTGATAATTTGGTGTTATCcttcagtatatttttaaattacaatatCTACATTTCCTGATCTAAGTAAAGTTAAATTCCATCTTAAATAGAGCCAAATAAATCAAATAAGGTAAAACTCTCATTTAAGTCAAACCTTCTAAAATGTTCTCATAAGCAACTTTTTACAAAACCAAATTATCAGCTAGAGCTGGAGTAAAAGTTCTATATATTACTGCTAATTGCATCAGTTTTTTCTCCCACGTCTGCAAATCAAATTTGTGTGACAGAGTAAAAGCTTAACTAACCACAATGcctaagagagagagattttgatTTACCATGTTTTCTAAATGAATGAGGACCCCTCCAAACTCATAAAATGAATCTCCCAGAGAAGACAGTGTCTTCTAGTACCAAGTTTAAGGTATTATGCCTATCTACATCTTCTCAAAATCATAGCTCATGAACCCCCACCaatgtgtttgtttttaaaaatcagctagAGAACACCCTTCATTCAAAGCAAAGATATTTAGTGAAATAACAAAGTAGGAGTAGAAGCAATCAAATTTCTAATAAACTTGGGTCACATTCCCACAAAAGTGGGAAGAATGGGTGTGAAAAATTTAGGAGAGTACACAACTAGTGATCATGGAGGGGCAACTCATTCTTTCAATGCTAACAGTTCAACAGTGTTTTCTGATGAGGTTGCTCTGTACACAAAGGCTCCCCCGCTCCGTATTATTCTATGCTTCTTCAGCTATCAGTCTAGGTGATTACATTTTAAAGCCTTGTTTAAAACTTTTAAGAATGTGGCAATTAGGGCAGGAATGACTtgatggatagaatactggacttggagacaggaaggcACTGACACTTactaaactgtgtgaccttggagttTTTTgcacaaagatactggaatgatttgtcattttcttctccagttcattttacagatgaggaaactgaaatgacttgatcagggtcaaaAAGCTAGATAAGTCTTAACAGATTCCAGGACCAGCTCTATCTACTGGACTACCTAGCTATCCATCCAATCCCCATAGCTAAACCCTATCTGGGAGTGACTTACTCCTATCTATAAAAGGCAGAATATAGCTCAAAGTGAAGCACATCCACACCCAATGCTTACTGACTTAGCAGgttaaataaactcattttaactttttcttcctGAGTTTACTGCAGTAATGAAGGCAACCcccaaataaagtttttttttaacaatctttgtaggggtgactaggtggtccagtagatagagcattggccctggagtcaggaggacctgagttcaaatctcacctcctgcacttaataactacctagctgtgtggccttgggcaagccacttaacccctatgccttgcaaaaaaacaaacaaaaaaaccaatctCTTTGTACAGAAGAcagacacattttcttttctgtaagcTGCTTTTCTGGTCTCCTGGTTGCTCTTTGATTTTCTCATGCCTAGATCAATTGACCATATATTAACAAACCCCCTTGCTTCCAGTTTCAACAAGAGTCATTAGGTATTGGGCTAATGTCTGCTATATCAGGAAAAATggcttttttaaattcttttataaaaaagacCAGAGATCTTTAAAAGTTTCTTTAGCAAACAACAACTCTTAATATACTCAGCCACAAACCAGAAAAGGTCTTCCTGGATGGGCAGAAAGGAAGAAGCTCTTATTTTTTGGTCAATGAAGAGTCTGTATGTTCTTTTCAGAGTATTTCCTAGTTCTATGCTAAATGCTCGGAacatatagaaaaacaaaaaaaaataattctttttctcaaggagctcatagtctcatgggagagacaacatgcaaaaataatttatgtataaATGATATCTacaggaaaaatggaaataattgatAGGGATTGGGGGAGACTAGCATTAAAAGGACTTGGGGAAAGGCATCTTGCAGAAGATTGAATTTTAATTAGAACTTTGAAGAATCCAAGTGTCAGAAATGAGGAGAGCCAGTGAAAACGTCCTCTTTGGATGGTTATGTCCTCTTTGAAAAGCAGCACAGAGGCCAATGCCACTTTGAAGCAGGGCACAGGAAATGGCCATGTTTTACTTGAAGGTCACACCTTTTAGGACAGGGAAGACTAGGGTGTAGACCACCACCCATGAGCAATGAGTACTGTCTTGGCCACTCTTTGGAGGGCCACCCAGGGGCGTGcatattggagaatacctggagccagatGCTAAACCCCTCCTCAAGCACCACCTTTGTCCAATCCACTAGAGAAATACATTTAAGCAAGGTCTTCCATGCTCCCACCAAATGCAGCTGGAGTAATAAGACCTAAACTTCCCTTGAGGACATTCTCACCAAGACTAGTCCCgagtttttcactttcaagaaCTCTCACCTTTTGAGCACACCACCAATTTCCCCAACATCAGCTTGATTGCAGCATATATGAAGGGGAGTTGAGgcataaaaagactggaaaggtagagaaGGACAGTTAGGATGGACTTTAAAAgccagagaattttgtatttgattttggagttaattggaatttattgaggacTAAGTAACATGCACTTTAGGAAAAACCATATTATCAACTGAGTAGAGAGTGGACCTAAGTGGGACAGATGAAGCTGGGAGAGAAC
This window harbors:
- the RIOK2 gene encoding serine/threonine-protein kinase RIO2 — its product is MGKVNVAKLRYLTRDDFRVLTAVEMGMKNHEIVPGSLIASIASLKHGGCNKILRELAKHKLLAFERTKTVQGYRLTNGGYDYLALKALSSRQVVNSVGNQMGVGKESDIYIVANEEEKQFALKLHRLGRTSFRNLKNKRDYHKHRHKMSWLYLSRLSAMKEFAYMKALYERKFPVPKPVDFNRHAVVMELINGYPLCQIHHIEDPATVYNEAMELIVKLANHGLIHGDFNEFNLILDKDDHITMIDFPQMVSTSHPNAEWYFDRDVKCIRDFFIRRFSYESELYPAFGDIRREDSLDVEISASGYTKEMQEDDELLHPLGPDDEILEVDEGSECPSSLEELTEKFKASDLGNVKNFIETSDDDYKTKSSEDPVQRNTDTLSVDENSEQYFEFSHSIGEIQGEIVDGKRKSCLKHSAT